In Streptomyces sp. NBC_01381, the sequence CCACTGGAAGAGCAGTGTGGGCGAGCGAGGAGCTCTTCTTTTCGCCACCTCAGTGGCGGTCGTCCGTGCTGATGGAACGTCGTCAGACTGCGGGCGCGAGGGAAGTCAGTTCCCAGAGCGTGGACGCCCGAAGTGCTTGCCGTGCTCTACCTTCGAGGTGTGGCCTGGCTGCCCGGAGGAGTCGGACGTTGGTCGTATCGCCCGTGAGAGGCCAGTTTGCCCAGTGCCGTGGGGATATTTCCACGGCACTGTACTTGCCCCTCGCTCGGCTTCCCCGGGCTCCCGTTTCCGGTGGTCGGCCTGATGTGATCAGTCGATGTCCGGATCATCCGACTCTTCGAGGAGTCGGGCCGCGAGGTCGTCGGCCCACTCCACGGCCCAGGCACGAAGAGCGGTGATCGTGGCCTGGTCCAGGCCGTAGGCGGCGAAGGCTTCGTCGTCGGTCCACTCGGATCCGGCGAGGTTTGCCTGCAGGTCTTCGCGCTCGAAGCGGCCGCGGGCGTGGCGGCGGCCGAATTCCTCGAGATCGGCGGTGTTCCAACGGCGGGAGGCTGCGAACACGTCGATCAGGTCACGGGGCGCTCCGCGGTCGGCGAGGGCGCGGACCTTGGTCCCGATGACGTCCTCCTCCGCGAGGACGGGCCCGTACGGGCTCTGGGCGACCGGCCGCCAGAAGATCTCCTTGAGGATGTCGACCTCGCAGTCCTGCCCGGTGGCCGGGTCGGTCACGGTGAAGCGGGCGGACAGCGGGGCGGTCTCCAGCGCGTGCACCTTCCAGCCGCGGGCTTCCAGGCCGGCGCGGAGCGTGGCCGCGATGTCGGCCATGGGCGCCGGGTTCTCGGTGGCGACATCGAGGTCCTGGCTGGGGCGGTTCACGAGGCGGTGCGCCCGCACGGCATACCCGCCGGTGAGGACCAGGGGATACGGCGAGCCGAGGGCAATCACATCCGCCAGAAGCCGCGCGTGCAGCTCCGGCATGTCCGTCACGCGGCTGCCTGGGTGCGGGAGGCGAGCTGAGCGAAGGCGTCCTCCCACACGGTGCGCACGGTGCGGCCGACGAGAGTGCGCAGCACCGGCCACAGCTGGAGGAGCAGGTCCTGGTTGAGGTACCGGGGCAGGTCGTCGTGCAGGCCCTCATGCAAGACAGTGCGGTACAGGCCCATACGCTGGCGCGGCTTGCCCAGGTCGTACGAGGTCATCCCGGACCAGGCCATGTGCAGCGGCAGCTCGACGACCCCCTGGGTCGGGCCGTGCAACTCGTCCAGCGACTCCGGCAGACGGCACCGGAACTTCTCCCGGTACAGCGCGAGGTCCTCGGCGTCCGTGCCCGAGAGGTTCTTCGACGCGGGTGCGGGGTGGTGCGGGCTGGAGGGCATGCCTCCCATTATGGCGGCAGCTTCCCGCTCGCCGAGCAGCTGGACGCGACCGATCACCGGGCGACATCCACCGGCAGGAAAGTCGGAACGGTCCGCCGCCGCGGCAAACTCGTTGGCGCGGGCGTCTCTGGACATGCGGACGAGGGCAATGCGGTAGAGGGCTGAGTTGGCTCCGTGATTACCGCTGCGCGGGACGGCAACCAAGGCCCAGATCCGCGCCTTGGTTGCCGGGAAGGAGGCCGGCTGCACCGACGTACTCACCATGGCCGGGCTCCCTGTCCCGGCCACGGCATGGGACTCGCCGAGGTGATGGATGCGCTCGGCATCGCCTCCCAGACCAGCGGTGTGTGGTCCATGCCCGTCACGCTCCCGACCCCCGAAGACGAACTGCCACTTGCTCGCACGCGGATCTCCGGTCTGGCCCGCCTGCGGGCAGCACAGGGCCGCCCGCTCGAAGGCTGACGAGCGACCCAGTCGCTGGGTTGTATGCAGCAGGCGTTCAGGCGCATGTGCGCCCTCGTGCATCGCGGGCCTCCGCTTCTGCAGTGGAGAACTCAGGCCTTGAGGAGGCTGCTGTGGCAAGGATCGTGGAGGGGAAACACCGGTCGCCGATCGGGGACGACGGGCACCAGCCGAATCGGCCCGTACCGCCGCCCCCTCCTCCCCCTTTGCTTCCACCCCTCCGCCTGCCTGGTCATCGACGGGAAGGTGGTCGCCTTCGCCGAGGAGGAGCGCTTCTCCCGCCGCAAGCACCACAAGGACTCCCGCTCCTGCGCGGTGGCCGCGGC encodes:
- a CDS encoding nucleotidyl transferase AbiEii/AbiGii toxin family protein, whose product is MPELHARLLADVIALGSPYPLVLTGGYAVRAHRLVNRPSQDLDVATENPAPMADIAATLRAGLEARGWKVHALETAPLSARFTVTDPATGQDCEVDILKEIFWRPVAQSPYGPVLAEEDVIGTKVRALADRGAPRDLIDVFAASRRWNTADLEEFGRRHARGRFEREDLQANLAGSEWTDDEAFAAYGLDQATITALRAWAVEWADDLAARLLEESDDPDID